The genomic segment CGTCGTGCATGGCGCGAGCGAACTCGGCGGCCAGCACGGCGAGCACGGCAAAGGTCCAGACGACGACGAGCAGCGCGACGCCGCGCTGACGCCGGTCAGGCGTCTTTGCCTTCGTCCTCGTCCTCGTCGTCCTCGTCGTCGTCTTCGTCATCGTCCTCAAGGTCTTCGTCGTCCTCGTCCTCGAAGTCCTCGTCGTCGTCCTCGAAGTCCTCTTCGTCCTCGAGGTCCTCGTCGTCCTCCTCGAGATCCTCCTCGTCCTCGTCCTCGAGGTCGTCGTCCTCGAGGTCGTCGTCCTCTTCCTCTTCCTCTTCGTTCAGATCCTCCTCTTCGATTGCGCCTTCCTCGGGCTCGGTCTTCTTGCCTTTGCCTCCGCGGCCGCCCATCGCCTCGAGGTCGGCGCCGGCCAGCCCGAACTTGCCGAGCAGGGTCGCCGGGGAGTCGTTGCCAGGTGTCATTACGGCTTCGTTCGTAAGTTGCATGTTACCTCCTCCGTCGTTCGTCGTTACCGAGCGTCCGGCATGTCCGCCAGCTCATTCCTCGTCCAGTTCCTCGTCGTCTTCGTCGTCTTCGTCGTCTTCTTCGTCGTTGTCGTTGTCGTTGTCGTTGTCGTTGCCGCCCGCAGGCTGCGTGGTCGGCGGCGTGCCGTCGTCATCGTCGTCGCCGCGGTCGCGCAAGCCGCGGCGTCCCTTGAAGTCCTCGGCATCGACTACCTGGTTGAACGTCGCGACCATCAACGGCATCTCATGGTAGAGCGCAGGACCGTCCACCGTAGCTGGTGCGATCTCGACTCGGACGCAAGCCGGCAGCAGATCCTCTTCGGCCGCGTCCCACACTTCGAGAAACTCATCCGCGTCTGCCTCGCGCTGATAGCTGAACGTAACCGACTCTACGTCGTACAGCAGCGTGGTTTCCATCGTTTCGTCGATGGCCTCCTCGTCGTCCAGGCCTTCGTCCGTGCCGTAGGCCAGGTAGACGGGCTTCTCGGACATCTTCAGCTCCCCCTCCTCTACCCAGTAGCGGACGATGGCCAGGCCGCTGGCGTCGGGACGTTGCGGGGCGGTCGTGACGAACTCGACCTCGTCCGCGTCCCCGTAGAAGAACGGCTCGGGCTCGCTCGAATCGTCTTCGTCTCCGAGGCCTTCCTCGTCCTGGCGCGGAAGGTAGAGGGCGTCGGTGGCGGCGATCTGACGGCCCATGAGGCTCGTGGCTATGCGAAAACGCCGCGCCTGCTCGCTGACGCGCTCGCCCGAGGATGCCGAGCGTGCGCCGAGGACCAGCACGCCGTAGAGCGCGACGGACACCAGGCCGAAGACGGCCATCGCCACCACCAGCTCGAGGAGCGTGAAGCCGCGAGCGCCGCGCATCACAGCTGCTCCTCGCCGATGCGCGCCGTCTCCAGAACGATCGTCTTCTCCCCGACCGGCCCCAGCCAGGTCACTTCGGCCACGATCTCCCACAGGCCGAGCTCGCCCGCCTGCTCCGTCAGATCGTCGAGCGACTCGGTCATGCCGACCAACTCCCGCTGGATGGGACGGGTCGTGACGGTCCAGGTGTACTCGCCCTCCTGCCCCGTCTGAGTTCCTTCCTCGAGGATCGACCGCCACAGCGCCTCGTCGATCAGCGACCGGCCGAGCACCATCGCGCGGGTCTGCCGGTCCGCCTCGCCCGCCAGTCGCAGGCTGCCGCTGAACAGTTGCAGCGCACCGACGATGCCCATCGACATCACGGCCACGGCCACCATGACCTCGAGAAGCGTGAAGCCTTTCTGCAGGCGCCGTCTCACGACGCCTCCTCGATACGCAGGCGGCCGATGAGCGGATCGAAGATCAGCACATAGGCCTGGCGCCCGCCGGCCACCTCGAACTCGATCTCGACGCTGCCGCCCACCGAGGCGCCGGTGGGAAAGAAGTCGAAGACGATCTCGTCCTCCGCTTCGCCTTCGCGTCCGCCCTCGATGGCGCCGAACTCGGCGAAGCCGGGCAGCTCGAACGTCTGCTCGCCCCCTTCGATTCCGAAGCGGCCGTCCTGCTCATAGACCGAGAGCCCGACCGCTTTGCGCGTGCTGACGGCCTTGGCCGAAGCGGCGCGCGAGGCACTGATGAACGTACGCACCGATCGTCGCACCGCGCCCTGGCGCCAGCCGGAGTTCATCGACGGCACCACCAATGCCGCAATGACGCCGATGATGACGACGACGACGACGACTTCGAAGAGAGTGAAGCCGCGCTGGCGGTGGTGGGTGGTGGAGCGCAAGGGTGCTGAAGAACTGGGTCAGGCACCCTTTGCACGGAAAGACCGTGCGAAGGGGTGCCAGCGTCCTAGTCCAGATTGGTGATGTCGGCGGCGTCGCCATCGCCGCCGGGGCTTCCGTCGGCGCCGTAGGACATGATCTCGTAATCGCCGCGGCCGCCTTCGGGCCCGCGGTAGACGTACTCGTTGCCCCATGGATCACGCGGCAGCTTCTTGATGTAGGGACCGTCCCACATGTCCATTCCCGAGGGCGGATCCAGCAGCGCATCGATTCCCTCGGAGCTGTTGGGATAGCGGCCGGTGTCCAGCGCAAGCGCATCGAGAGCGGTCGAGAGGTTCGCGATCTGCACGCGCGCGGTCTTGGCCCTGGCCTTGCCGACGTTCTGGAAGAAGTTCGGCGCCACCAGCGCGGCGAGCATGCCCAGAATCACCATCACCACCAGCAGCTCGATCATCGTGAAGCCGCTCTGGCGCTCGCGCCGCCGTCGCGCCTCCTTCTGGCATCGCTCTTCGTTTCGTTCTCTGTCTTCGGTCACGTTCTCCTACCTCCGACGCGGCCGTCGTTGTCGGCCCCGCCTTCCTGAGCTCTACAGAATCATCTGGTTGACGCTGAACACCGCCGACATCATCGCCCACACGATCACGCCGATGACCACGGCCATGAAGATGAGAATGACGGGACCGATGAGCGTCATCACGCGGGCCACGGCATTGGTGACCTCGCGGTCGTAATGGTCGCTGACGACGATCAGCATCTCGTCGAGGCGGCCGGTCTCCTCACCCACGCCCACCATCTGCAGGGCCAGCGGCGGGAAGACGCCCGTGCGTTCCAGCGGACCGCTCAGGCCCTTGCCTTCGCTGACGTCGCGCTGCACCGCGGCCAGCGCCCTCGAGATGATGACGTTGGGAACGATGCTGCGCACGATGTCGAGCGACTGGATCAGCGGCACTCCGCCGCGCAGCATCGTTCCGAGCGTGCGCGCGAAGCGGGCAACCTGCAGCTTGCTGACCAGGTCGCCGAAGACCGGCGCCGACAGCGCGAGCCGGTCGTAGCGCTCGCGCCCCGCCGGCGTGTCCACGTACCTGCGGATGCCGTACCAGACGCCCATGCAGGACAGGACGAGCAGCCACCAGTAGCTCTTCACGAACTCGCTGATGGCCATGACGGCCTGGGTCGACGCCGGCATCGCCGTACCGAGATCGGCGAAGATGGCGGCGAAGCGCGGCATCACCACGGTGAGAAGGATGGCGATGGCGCCGCCGGCCGTGACGATGAGGATGATGGGATAGACCATCGCCGACTTGATCTGCTCGCGCGTCTTCTCGCTGCGCTCCAGATAATCGGCGAGGCGTTCCAGAACGCCCTCGACGATGCCGCCGGCCTCGCCGGCCCGGATCATGTTCACGTACAGGGGCGGGAAGACCGCCGGATGCTCTCCGAGCGCCTGGGAGAGCGAGCGCCCCTCCTGCACCCGCGCCAGCACCTGCGAGACCACCGCCTTGAGCGTCGGGTTCTCCGAGAGCGCCGAAAGGCTTGCCAGGCTTCGATCCAGCGGCAGCCCGGCCTTGAGGAGCGTGGCCAGCTCACCGGTGAAGATCATCAGGTCGCGGCCCTTCACCTTCTTGGCGCGCCGCCAGGGCAGCGACATCGAGGCCAGGTCCGGAAGCGAGAAGCCGCGCGAGGATGCCGCGGCCGCGGTGGTTCCCTCGCGCACGGCAAGCGGGATGAAGCCCTGCCCGCGCAGGGAGGCGACCACGGCCGCCTCGCCCGAAGCCTCCATCAAACCTTCGACGATACGACCCTCACGGGTACTCGCCTTGTATGCGTACGCTGCCATGCAGGGTCTGCTCGAAAGCGCGCATCTTAACACCGCCACGCACACGCGCGACCGCTTGCGCACGTGCGGCGGGGAGAGCGACCAGGATGTCGAAGGCTTGTCGTCCCCGATGCCGGCAGCGAGCCCCGCAGCTCGCGCCTCGGAGCCTATGGACGTTGGTCATCCAGGATCGCTTCAACGAGTGCGTGCCACTGGCTGCGAAATGTCGCGGCGGTCATGACGGGCGCGGGTGCGCAGCCGTCTTCCAGAGCTTCGGCCAGGGCTGCGGCCAGAGCCACCGGATCGCCGGCGGGCACCAGCTCGCGACCGCTCGCCTGATCCGGCAGACCGCCGGCGTCGCTGGTCAGGACGCGGGCGCCGAGCGCGCGCGCCAGCGGAAGGAGTCCGCTCTGGGAGGCGGTCCGGTACGGCAGGACCAGCACCGTGGCGCGCTTCACGAGAAGCTGCAGCTCTTCGTCATCAAGATAGCGATTTTCCAAGATGATGGAGGAGTCGTCGGCGGCCGCACGAGAAACCCGTGCCAGTTCCCGGCGCAGAAGGTAGGACTCGCCCGCGATGACGAGCCGGCGTCCGGGGTGGTCGCCCGCGGCGGCCAGCATGCGCCAGGCGTGCAGGAGGACATCCAGTCCCTTGTAGCCGCGGAGATGGCCCGCGAAGACCGCCACCGCCGCGTCCTCGGCAATTGCGAACTTCTCGCGCGCCCAGGCTCTCGCCCTGCCCGCATCGATGGCGAGGGGCGCCGCCAGCGGCGGCATCGGCGCGATCGCGACGCGGGCAGCGATGCCGAGCTCTTCGACCGCGACCGCCACGCTTCGGCTGTGACACAGCACGCGACCGGCACGGCCCAGCGCCAGACGCGCCAGCGGGCGGGCCAGCGGAACGTGCTCATGCGGCTCGAGGTTGTGACACAGCGCGACGACCCGGCGGCGCGGAACTCCGGCAAGCGACGCCGCCAGCGCAGCGGCCGTCACCGGATGCCACCACTGGAACGCCACGACCTCGGCTCCGGCGGAACGGAGGAACCGGGCCGCCCGTTTCCAGCTGCGCGGGCCGACGACGTCGATCATCTCCTGGCCGACGCGACCGAGCGCGCTGTCGCGCTGGGCAGAGCCGGGAAAGAAGGCGCCGGGGTACAGGCGCGAGTACGACAGCACGCACGGCTCGATGCCGGCGGCCTCCAAGGCCTCGGCCAGGCGAGCGGTATGCGCCGAGATGCCGCCGCGCAGCGGCGGTGCCGGACCGATCAGCACCGCGCGCCTCACTGCGCATCTCCGGGCGCCTCTCCCCGGACCGCTTCGCTCCTGCGCCCTTGCGCGCCCGACTCGTTCGCCGCCTCGTGCTCGGCATCGCCGCTCTCGCTCGCGCGGGCATCGCCCGTTGCATCATCGGCGGCACCAAGCTCGGCCAGGCGCGTACGCGCTTCGGCATCGAGCGGCATGTGCCGCAGGTACTCGCGCAGCACCTTGCGCGCCGTCTCGGTGTCGCCACGCGTAGCCGCGAACTCGGCGCGCGCGAGGTAGGGCCAGTTGCGCTCGCGGTCGATACGCCGCGCGGCTTCCAGCGCACGCTCGGCGACGGCATCCAACCTGAGCGAATGCGCGACGTAGGCGACGAGCGTCCACGAGTCGGCGTAATACGGATCGAGCGAACGCGCGCGCAACGCGTGCCACAGCGCACGCAGGCTCGACCCGCGCCGGATGTGCGCCCACGCGAGGCAGCCGTGCGCCCACGCGCTTCGCGAGTCGGCCGCCACCGCACGCGCGAATGAGCGCAGCGCCGCCTCGGGCTCGCCGCGCGCATCCTCGCTGAAGCCGCGATCGATCCACGCCGCCACCAGCGACGGATCGCGTCTGGTCGCCTCCACGAGCAGCGCATGCGCGGTGTCGGACCGCCCGGGATCGGCTTCCTGCTGCGCCAGCGAGAGCAGAGGCCGGCCGTTGTGCGGCGAGATGGCGGCAAGCTCGAGCAGGCGCGTGCGCGACGGCTTCTCGACCATCGGCATCGCGCGCTTGTGCGGCCGCCAGCCGCCTTCGCACGTGGCCGGGTCGCCGAGCAGCTGGATGTCGGTCAGCGTCAGCGCATTGCCGAGCAGCGAGCGCACCGCGACATCGACGTGGCCGCGCAGCATCGCCGGATCCGCCACCGCCATGTCGATGGGAGCGTCGTGCACGGCCTGGCGACGCTCGATGCGACCGTCGACGCCGATTTCGTACGCTTCGCGGCGAAGGCGTGGGATGTAGGGAATCAGGCGCACCGCGGTGACGCGGCAGCGCGTCAGCATCTGCAGGCGCACGTGCACCTGCGCTGGAAGGTCTTCCCACGGCTCGCCGCCGCCGAGCCAGATCGGCTGCGGCGGCGTCAGCAGCTGCGGCGGCGGCCATGCCACGGCATGTCCGCCCGGATAGCCGACGGCCGAGGCAAGGACGCCGCGCGTGCGCGGCAGCGGGTCCTCGAAGAGAGGAGCCGCATCCGACGCGCGAGCGTCCAGCACCGTCAGCCACGTCGGCGACGCTCTCGCAGGATCGCCGCCGGAGGTTTTTGCCGCGCCACCAGTGGCTGCGTGGGCGCCGCTGCCGCGTTCGGCGTCGGCTCGTGCCGCTCCGTCCCGCGTCATGGCAGTCTCGGGCGGGTCAAGCCCGTCGCGCCGCTGCGTTGGAGCACCGTCACCGCCGCTGCGTCGCGCGATGAAGTAGTCGCTGTTCTCGAAGGCGATCGTCCACTGCTCGCCCAGTCCGCGCTGCGCAGCCTCTCGCCGGCTGCTCCACCACGGCTCGAGCGCATCCGCATCGCGTGCAGCCAGCAGCGCTTCGGGCCCGTAGCGCCGCAGCCACCGCTCCTCGCTGCCGGTGGCGACGAGGCGGCGCGGGAGCACCGCCCAGCGCGCGTCGTGGCGCATCGCCAGCTCGCGCCGGCGCTCCGCCGTCGTGTGAGAGGCGAAGAACTCGGAGCGGTCGCGAAGGCGACCGTAGGCGTTGCCCTCGTGGAGCGAGAACACCAGCGTCTGCCGCTCGGTCGATGCCACGACCGGCTTTCCCGTCAGCGCCGGCACCAGCTCGGCAAAGCCGCTCGGCGCCAGCACGCGGCCGCTGCCGTGCTCCGCTCGCAGAAAACGATAGGCGCCGAGCGCGGCGCCGCGCGGGGCCGGCGCTCCCGGGAATGGATGCTCGCCCATGTCGCGGCGCATCCTGTCGGTTGCCGTCGTGGCGGTGACGGCCAGAAGCGCGGCAGACATGGCGACCGCAGCCGCACGCAGCGCAGCGCCGCTGCTCCATGCCGCGTACAGGCCGCAGGCGAGCAGGAGCGGAACCGGCACCAGCCATCCGAGCCGATACAGCATCCACGGAACCCACAGCTTGCCTGCGGCCGCCGCCAGCAGCGGCACGAACAGCAGCGCGCACGGCACCAGCGTCAGCGCGATGAGCACGCGCGCCGCGGGCTGGCGGCGGCGACGCACGAGAAGCGGCAGCATCAGCATCGCCAGCACCGCCGAGGCGCCGAAGACTGCGCCCGGGTGGACGATCCAGCCGGGACTGCCGGCGAAGAGGATGCGCTCGAGCGCCAGGTGTGCGCGCACCACCGGGTTGTCGGCATTGGCCAGGGCGATGCCCTGATCGCCGAACGCCATGGCCAGCCGCAGCGCCTGCGCGACCGGATAAAGCGCGGGCAGCGCCAGCGCCGCGGCCACGCACTGCCCGTGGCGCGAGCGCAGGCACGCAGGCAGCCGCGACGGTGCCAGCCCCGCGACGGCAACGACGGTCGCGAACGCCGCCATCGTGTAGACCAGGCTGTGCACCGATACGGTCGCCGTCGCCACGCAGCCGACGAAGATCGCGCAGCCGGCGACGCCGCGATGGGGGACGCTGGTGACGTGGCGCCAGGAGCGCAGCGCCGCCGCGATCAGCACCGGCGCCAGCGCGAACGCCGCCACGTGCTTGTCCTGATAGATGCGCGTGAAGAACGGAATGGCCTCCGTGCTCCACAGCCACACCGCCGTCATCAGCGTCGACAGCGCGACGAGGCGGCGCTCTCCTCCGAAGACGGCGGCCGCCAGCGCGGAGAATGCGGACACCGTCATCGTCACCACCGCGGCCGTCCACGGCCCCGCCTGCGTGCGCCACGGCTCGGCGCCGGTGCATGAGGCGACCAGCGCCTGCAGCGCAAGCCAGACGCTCCACAGGAAGCGCGGGTGCGACTGGCCCGTATGCAGGAACGGCTCGTCGAAGTGGAAGTGGCCGCGCGCCAGCCAGCTCTGCACGAAGGCCAGGTCCCACCAGTCATCGACGTTGCCGC from the Candidatus Limnocylindrales bacterium genome contains:
- a CDS encoding prepilin-type N-terminal cleavage/methylation domain-containing protein; translated protein: MRGARGFTLLELVVAMAVFGLVSVALYGVLVLGARSASSGERVSEQARRFRIATSLMGRQIAATDALYLPRQDEEGLGDEDDSSEPEPFFYGDADEVEFVTTAPQRPDASGLAIVRYWVEEGELKMSEKPVYLAYGTDEGLDDEEAIDETMETTLLYDVESVTFSYQREADADEFLEVWDAAEEDLLPACVRVEIAPATVDGPALYHEMPLMVATFNQVVDAEDFKGRRGLRDRGDDDDDGTPPTTQPAGGNDNDNDNDNDEEDDEDDEDDEELDEE
- a CDS encoding prepilin-type N-terminal cleavage/methylation domain-containing protein, whose translation is MRRRLQKGFTLLEVMVAVAVMSMGIVGALQLFSGSLRLAGEADRQTRAMVLGRSLIDEALWRSILEEGTQTGQEGEYTWTVTTRPIQRELVGMTESLDDLTEQAGELGLWEIVAEVTWLGPVGEKTIVLETARIGEEQL
- a CDS encoding prepilin-type N-terminal cleavage/methylation domain-containing protein; this translates as MRSTTHHRQRGFTLFEVVVVVVIIGVIAALVVPSMNSGWRQGAVRRSVRTFISASRAASAKAVSTRKAVGLSVYEQDGRFGIEGGEQTFELPGFAEFGAIEGGREGEAEDEIVFDFFPTGASVGGSVEIEFEVAGGRQAYVLIFDPLIGRLRIEEAS
- the gspG gene encoding type II secretion system major pseudopilin GspG, giving the protein MTEDRERNEERCQKEARRRRERQSGFTMIELLVVMVILGMLAALVAPNFFQNVGKARAKTARVQIANLSTALDALALDTGRYPNSSEGIDALLDPPSGMDMWDGPYIKKLPRDPWGNEYVYRGPEGGRGDYEIMSYGADGSPGGDGDAADITNLD
- a CDS encoding type II secretion system F family protein codes for the protein MAAYAYKASTREGRIVEGLMEASGEAAVVASLRGQGFIPLAVREGTTAAAASSRGFSLPDLASMSLPWRRAKKVKGRDLMIFTGELATLLKAGLPLDRSLASLSALSENPTLKAVVSQVLARVQEGRSLSQALGEHPAVFPPLYVNMIRAGEAGGIVEGVLERLADYLERSEKTREQIKSAMVYPIILIVTAGGAIAILLTVVMPRFAAIFADLGTAMPASTQAVMAISEFVKSYWWLLVLSCMGVWYGIRRYVDTPAGRERYDRLALSAPVFGDLVSKLQVARFARTLGTMLRGGVPLIQSLDIVRSIVPNVIISRALAAVQRDVSEGKGLSGPLERTGVFPPLALQMVGVGEETGRLDEMLIVVSDHYDREVTNAVARVMTLIGPVILIFMAVVIGVIVWAMMSAVFSVNQMIL
- a CDS encoding glycosyltransferase family 4 protein, which produces MLIGPAPPLRGGISAHTARLAEALEAAGIEPCVLSYSRLYPGAFFPGSAQRDSALGRVGQEMIDVVGPRSWKRAARFLRSAGAEVVAFQWWHPVTAAALAASLAGVPRRRVVALCHNLEPHEHVPLARPLARLALGRAGRVLCHSRSVAVAVEELGIAARVAIAPMPPLAAPLAIDAGRARAWAREKFAIAEDAAVAVFAGHLRGYKGLDVLLHAWRMLAAAGDHPGRRLVIAGESYLLRRELARVSRAAADDSSIILENRYLDDEELQLLVKRATVLVLPYRTASQSGLLPLARALGARVLTSDAGGLPDQASGRELVPAGDPVALAAALAEALEDGCAPAPVMTAATFRSQWHALVEAILDDQRP
- a CDS encoding tetratricopeptide repeat protein, with the translated sequence MPVPALALLLMGAAGAAGLWQHLPPALLVLALLWLPGRVLAPLIGPVAEEDWGTGRLAVDGALSLAVATAALLPLYVAQAPLAAAPFALAAVFLLLAAASLKQHRRGRVPPAAPASAIEIAAFAAALAALLPVALRHCGGNVDDWWDLAFVQSWLARGHFHFDEPFLHTGQSHPRFLWSVWLALQALVASCTGAEPWRTQAGPWTAAVVTMTVSAFSALAAAVFGGERRLVALSTLMTAVWLWSTEAIPFFTRIYQDKHVAAFALAPVLIAAALRSWRHVTSVPHRGVAGCAIFVGCVATATVSVHSLVYTMAAFATVVAVAGLAPSRLPACLRSRHGQCVAAALALPALYPVAQALRLAMAFGDQGIALANADNPVVRAHLALERILFAGSPGWIVHPGAVFGASAVLAMLMLPLLVRRRRQPAARVLIALTLVPCALLFVPLLAAAAGKLWVPWMLYRLGWLVPVPLLLACGLYAAWSSGAALRAAAVAMSAALLAVTATTATDRMRRDMGEHPFPGAPAPRGAALGAYRFLRAEHGSGRVLAPSGFAELVPALTGKPVVASTERQTLVFSLHEGNAYGRLRDRSEFFASHTTAERRRELAMRHDARWAVLPRRLVATGSEERWLRRYGPEALLAARDADALEPWWSSRREAAQRGLGEQWTIAFENSDYFIARRSGGDGAPTQRRDGLDPPETAMTRDGAARADAERGSGAHAATGGAAKTSGGDPARASPTWLTVLDARASDAAPLFEDPLPRTRGVLASAVGYPGGHAVAWPPPQLLTPPQPIWLGGGEPWEDLPAQVHVRLQMLTRCRVTAVRLIPYIPRLRREAYEIGVDGRIERRQAVHDAPIDMAVADPAMLRGHVDVAVRSLLGNALTLTDIQLLGDPATCEGGWRPHKRAMPMVEKPSRTRLLELAAISPHNGRPLLSLAQQEADPGRSDTAHALLVEATRRDPSLVAAWIDRGFSEDARGEPEAALRSFARAVAADSRSAWAHGCLAWAHIRRGSSLRALWHALRARSLDPYYADSWTLVAYVAHSLRLDAVAERALEAARRIDRERNWPYLARAEFAATRGDTETARKVLREYLRHMPLDAEARTRLAELGAADDATGDARASESGDAEHEAANESGAQGRRSEAVRGEAPGDAQ